CCGCTGGCCCAGAGTTCCTCGGTCAAGTCCTGAAAGGTCGCCAGCGCGATGGCATCATCGGCGCGCCGCATCGCGGACCTGCTCATCAGCGCCCGCACGGTCGAGCCGTCCTTATGGGCCAACTCGACGATCATGTTGGCCAGCCCGTCGACGACGGAGAGCACCGATTCCGTCTCGAGCGCCCCGTAGAAGATGTCGTGAAACCTCAAGGCCACGACCTCGTCGGCGTCCCGGCCCAAAATCTCGGCGAAGGCGGTGTTGGCGAACACGATGGTGCCGTCTTGCAGCACCGCGAGGGTAGGGACCGGAATCCGCTCCAGCAGCACTAACGCGGGCAACTCGCGGAGCACCTCCGCCGGAGATCGGCTGGCCTGCGCAGTTCGTCGTCGGTCCACTGCTTGATTATTGTCCATCGCGGCGTCCATCGCCGAATGTGCGTTGCCGGTCTGTTTTGCCGCAGGCGTGCGCATAATGACACGCTGAACAGGTGGCGACACACTGCGAGGGAGGGTTGCATGACCGGGACGACTAAGCACGGCGAATCCGCGGTCATCGTCCTGGCGGCCGGCGCCGGCACCCGGATGCGGTCAGACGTCCCAAAGGTGTTGCACACCCTGGCGGGCCGCAGCATGCTGGCGCATCTGCTGCATGCCACCGCCAAGATGGCCCCGCAGCACCTGGTCGTGGTGCTGGGCCGCGACCACCAGCGCATCGAGCAGTCGGTCGCCGAGTTGACCCAGACCCTCGGCCGCCCGATCGAAACGGCGATACAGGAGCAGCAACTCGGCACGGGCCACGCCGTGCTCTGCGGACTCACGGCGCTACCCGACGATTTCCACGGCGTCGTCGTGGTCACCTCCGGCGACGTGCCGCTGCTCGACGCGGACACGCTGGCCGATCTGGTCGACGCGCACAACACCCGCGGCGCCGCGGCCACCGTACTGACCACCACCGTGGACGATCCGACCGGTTACGGCCGCACCCTGCGCACCCAGGACAACGAGGTGATCGCGATCGTCGAGCAGGCCGACGCGACGCCGTCCCAGCTGGAGATCTGCGAGGTCAACGCCGGCGTGTACGCCTTTGACATCGCGGCACTGCGTTCGGCGCTGAGCCGGCTGTCCTCCGACAACGCCCAGCAGGAGCTGTATCTGACCGACGTCATCGCGATCGTCCGCCAGGACGGCAAGGTGGTGCAGGCCCGACACGTCGACGACAGCTCGCTGGTGGCCGGGGTCAACAACCGGGTCCAGCTGTCCGAGCTAGCCGCCGAGCTCAACCGTCGCATCGTGTCCGCCCATCAACTCGCCGGCGTCACCGTCATCGATCCGGCAACGACGTGGATCGACGTCGACGTCACCATCGGCCGCGACACCGTCATCCAGCCTGGGACACAACTGCTCGGCGGCACCCGCATCGGCGGACGCTGCGCGATCGGACCGGACACCACGCTGACCGACGTCACCGTCGGCGACGGCGCATCGGTGGTCCGCACCCACGGCTCGGACGCCGCCATCGGAGACGGCGCGGTGGTCGGCCCGTTCACGTACCTACGGCCCGGCACGTCCCTGGGCGCCGAGGGCAAGCTGGGTGCATTCGTCGAAACCAAGAACGCCACGATCGGCACGGGAACCAAGGTGCCGCATCTGACCTACGTCGGTGACGCCGACATCGGCGAGCACAGCAACATCGGCGCATCCAGTGTGTTCGTCAACTACGACGGCACCTCCAAGCAGCGCACCACCGTCGGTTCACACGTGCGCACCGGCTCCGACACCATGTTCGTGGCGCCTGTCACCGTCGGCGACGGCGCCTACACCGGCGCCGGAACGGTAGTGCGCGACGACGTTCCCCCCGGCGCACTGGCCGTCTCGGGCGGCCCGCAACGCAACATCGAGGGTTGGGTCGAACGCAAGCGGCCGGGCAGCGCCGCCGCGCAGGCGGCCGAGCGGGCACGCAGATCGACGCCCGCCGGCGACGATGCAGAGCGGAGCGATGCTGAGGAGCGGCGACGACAGACACCCGCCGACGGCGATGAGTCGTCTTCCGGCCCGGCAGCGACCACCTAGTATTCCTACAGCAGCGATCCGATTCGAATCAGTAAAGGCAGCACGTGAGCTACGACTGGACCGATAACCGCAAGAATCTGATGCTCTTCTCCGGCCGGGCCCACCCTGAGCTGGCTGAGCAAGTCGCCAAGGAACTCGACACCCACGTCACCGCGCAGACCGCGCGCGAGTTCGCCAACGGCGAGATCTTCGTGCGCTTCAACGAGTCGGTACGCGGCTGTGACGCCTTTGTTCTGCAGTCGGCCCCCGCGCCGGTGAACGACTGGCTGATGGAATCGCTGATCATGATCGATGCCCTCAAGCGGGGCAGCGCCAAGCGGATCACCGCGGTCCTGCCGTTCTATCCTTACGCCCGGCAGGACAAGAAACACCGTGGGCGCGAACCGATTTCGGCCCGCCTGGTCGCCGACCTACTGAAGACCGCCGGTGCCGACCGGATCGTCACCGTGGACCTGCACACCGACCAGATCCAAGGTTTCTTCGACGGGCCCGTCGACCACATGCGCGGGCAGAATCTGCTCACCGGCTACATCGGCGACAATTACCCGGACGGAAACATGGTCGTGGTCTCCCCCGACTCGGGCCGCGTGCGCATCGCCGAGAAATGGGCCGACGCGCTGGGTGGCGTGCCACTGGCCTTCATCCACAAGACCCGCGACCCGCGCGTCCCCAACCAGGTGGTCTCCAACCGGGTGGTCGGCGAGGTGCAGGGCAAGACCTGCGTGCTGATCGACGACATGATCGACACCGGCGGCACAATCGCCGGCGCGGTGAAGCTGCTGCACAACGACGGCGCCAAGGACGTCGTCATCGCCGCCACCCACGGCGTGCTGTCCGACCCGGCCGCCGAGCGGCTGGCGGCGTGCGGTGCCCGCGAGGTCATCGTGACCAACACACTGCCGATCGGCGAGGACAAGCGCTTCCCGCAACTCACCGTGCTGTCCATAGCCCCGCTACTGGCGAGCACGATCCGCGCGGTATTCGAAAACGGTTCAGTGACCGGTCTTTTCGACGGCGACGCCTAGATGGTCCCGACTTCTCGGGGCGATGGCGCCGTGGTGATCTACCACAACCCCAAGTGCAGCACGTCGCGCAAAACCCTGGAATTGCTACGCGCCAGCGGATTCGAGCCCGAGGTCGTGCAATATCTCAAGAACCCGCCGTCGCGTGCCGAGCTGACGGAGATGATCCGTGCCGCGGGTATCGACGTCCGCGCAGCGGTGCGCAAACGCGAATCGCTGTACGCCGAGCTCGATCTGGCCGATGCGGACGACGATCAACTACTCGACGCGATGGCCGACCACCCCATCCTCATCGAACGGCCGTTTGTCGTCACACCGAAAGGTACGCGGCTGGCTCGTCCGGTCGACGCGGTCCGCGAGATCTTGTGAGGCCGCTGGTACAAATCGCTACGACACTGGGCGTGTGCGCGCTGGCAGTCGTCGGATGCGGCCCGAAAAGCCCCGACTACCAATCAATCTGGTCGACCACCCCGACGACCACCAGTGCCGCACCGGCCGAGAAGCCGGTGCCGTTCTCGGAATACCTGGAAAGCAATGGGGTGTCCGGTTCGCCCGTGGCCCCCGACCAGGTGACCGATCTGACCATCTCCATTCCCATTCCGGCGGGCTGGCAACGGGTGAACCGAGCCAACATTCCGCCCACCACCGAGTTGATCGCCAAGGCCGACAACTTTCCCAACGCCATGCTGATCGTGTTCAAGCTGGGCGGGGAATTCGACGCGAAGGAATTGGTCAAGCACGGCAACGACGACGCGCGGCTAGCCCAGAACTTCAAACAGCTCGAGGCGTCCAATGCCGACTTCCACGGCTTCCCGTCGTCGATGATCGAAGGCAGCTACAACCTCGGCGACCAACGCCTGCACACCATCAACCGGATCGTCGTCGCCCACGCCGGCGGTGAGGACGCGGACAAGTACCTGATTCAGCTCGCGGTGACCAGCCTGGCCGACAAGGCGGTCGCCGACGCGGTCGACGTCGAGGCGATCATCCGCGGCTTCACTGTCGCCGCGAAGTAACTCCCGGCCCGCGGCGCGGCCGCACTACTGTGTCATCCATGACATCGTGGACAGCAGCGGATCTGCCTTCGTTCGCCGGCCGCACCGCCATCGTGACCGGGGCGAACAGTGGACTTGGCGCGGTGACGGCCCGCGAGCTCGCTCGCGTCGGCGCCCAGGTGATCCTCGCGGTGCGCAACCCCGGTAGGGGCGAGACCGCCGCCCGGGAGATGACCGGCGATGTCGAAGTCCGCCGACTCGACCTGCAGGACCTGGCGTCGGTGCGGCAATTCGTCGAGGGGATCGACAGCGACGTCGATGTGCTGGTGAACAACGCCGGCATCATGGCCATCCCGCACGCCGTTACCGCCGACGGGTTCGAGAGCCAGATCGGCACCAATCACCTCGGCCACTTCGCCCTGACCAATCTGCTGCTGCCCAAGATCCGCGATCGGGTGGTTACTGTGTCGTCGCTGATGCATTACATCGGCTACATCAGCCTGCGGGACCTGAACTGGACGTCGCGGCCCTACTCGGCTTGGCTCGCCTACGGCCAGTCCAAACTGGCCAACCTGCTGTTCACCAGCGAGCTGCAGCGTCGGCTGCAGACGGCGGGTTCCCCGGTGCGGGCAGTGGCCGCCCACCCCGGTTACTCGCACACCAACTTGCAGGGCCATTCCGGCCAGAAGTTGGTCGACGGACTTATGGGGCTGGGGAACCGGTTGGCGACCGACGCGGATTTCGGCGCCCGTCAGACCCTGTATGCCATCTCGCAGGATGTTCCCGGCAACAGCTTCATCGGCCCAGCGTTCGGCATGTTCGGACGCAGCAAGCCGGTGGGCCGCAGCCCACTGGCCAAACGCGACGCCACTGCCGCCGCGTTGTGGGAGTTGTCCGAGCGGCTGACCGACACCAAATTTCCCCTCTGAGCCGCTGATGCGCTAGCCTGACCTCGCGTCACGGCGAGGGCGGCTCGAGCGAGCCGCCGTTATCGACGGAGACCGACTCACAGTCGCGACTCCTGGCCGTGCCCCGGTATCTCACACAGGAGCGACATCAATGGCCAAGTCTCAGAACCAGCTCGCCGTCAAGGTACGGACCGAAACCGGCAAGGGCGCGTCCCGCCGGGCTCGTCGCGACGGCTGGATCCCGGCCGTGCTCTACGGGCACGGCAGCGACCCGCAGCACCTCAACCTGCCCGGCCACGACTTCGCCGCGGTGCTGCGCCACTCGGGCACCAACGCGGTGCTCGCGCTCGACATCGAGGGCAAGGAGCAGCTGGCGCTGACCAAGGCGCTCGACATCCACCCGATCCGCCGGACGATCACGCACGCGGACTTGCTCGTCGTGCGCCGCGGCGAAAAGGTGACCGTCGAGGTCACCGTCGAGGTCGTCGGCGACGCCGCGCCTGGCACCCTGGTGACCCAGGAAGCCAACACCATCGAGATCGAGGCGGACGCGTTGTCGATCCCGCAGTCGCTGACCGTGTCGGTCGAGGACGCCGAAGCGGGCACCCAGGTCACCGCTGGCCAGATCGACCTGCCGTCGGGTGTGAGCCTGGTCGCCGACCCCGAGACCCTGGTCGTCAACGTGGTGGTCGCGCCGACTGAGGAGGACCTGGAAGCCGAGGGCGCCGGCGAGGTTGCCGAGGGCGAAGAGCCCGCCGCCGAGGCCACCGAGGGCGAGGCGTCCGAAGCCGAGTCCGAATCCGAATAAGCCGTGGCCGGACCGCTTTTGGTGGTCGGTCTGGGCAACCCGGGACCGAACTATGCCCAGACGCGGCACAATCTCGGGTTCATGGTTGCCGACCGGCTCGCCGCCCGGATCGGTTCGAACTTCAAGGTGCACAAGCGATCCGGTGCAGAGGTCGCGACCGGCCGACTTGGTGGCCGTTCGATCGTGTTGGCCAAGCCGCGCTGCTTCATGAACGAGTCCGGACGCCAGGTGGGTCCGCTGGCGAAGTTCTACTCGGTGCCTGCCGCTGACGTCGTGATCATTCACGACGAGCTCGACATCGACTTCGGTCAGATCCGGCTGAAGCTCGGCGGTGGCGAGGGTGGCCACAATGGTTTGCGTTCGGTGGCGAATGCGCTCGGTACCAAAGACTTTCAGCGGGTCCGGATCGGAATCGGCCGTCCGCCCGGACGCAAGGACCCAGCGGCATTCGTGCTGGAGAGTTTCACCGCCACGGAACGGCCCGAGGTGCCGACGATCTGTGAACAGGCCGCCGACGCCACGGAGCTGCTGATCGAACTCGGCTTGGAGCCTGCCCAGAACCGGGTGCACGCCTGGTGATCGTCGCTTCGACGTAAAGTCAGGGTTACACAGAACTCACGCGCAGCCGTCCCAACGGCTCAACTCTTCCGCCGTCGGCCAGGCCCTCGAGCTGTGTCGGGGCTGCGAAATCGGTTGTTCCGGGCCGATGGCCCGACATGGAATGCCCGCGGCTCGCCGAAGCGCGGATGAACAGCTGTTTCAACGACGCCCTCACAACGCAGTTCGACGCAGAGTGAATGCCAATTTTCGCGCGCGTTACGCCCGGGGAACGTCTTGCGAACATGGCGACAGCACGATCGCTCACGTACGACTGACGAGCTGATATTCGAAAAGTCGTGCGCGGCAACGTCGCCGGAAATCATCGAGATCGGCCGTGCCACCGGAGGTAAACAAGCGTGGACTTCGGATTCCTGCCGCCCGAAATCAATTCCGGGCGAATGTATTCCGGTCCCGGAGCAGCGCCGATGCTCGCCGCTGCGGCAGCCTGGGATGACCTGGCGTCCGAATTGAGTTCGACGGCAGCAGCTTACGCGTCGACCGTCTCCGGCTTGGCCGCCGGGTCGTGGCAGGGCCCGTCGTCACAATCCATGGCAGCTGCGGCCAGCACCTACGTGGATTGGATGAATACCACTGCGGCACAAGCCGAGGAGACAGGAAGCCAGGCCAAGGCCGCAGTCGCGGCGTACGAAGCAGCCTTCGCGGCCACCGTGCCGCCACCGGTGATCGAAGCGAACCGAGCGCTGCTGGCGATGCTGATCGCCACGAACATACTGGGCCAGAACACCCCGGCAATCGCCGCCACCGAAACCCACTACATGGAGATGTGGGCCCAGGACGCGACGGCGATGTACGGCTACGCCGGCTCCGCGGCCGCTGCCTCGGTATTGTCGCCGTTCACCGACGCGCCCCAGACCACCAACTCGGCTGGCGCCGCGCAACAGTCGGCGGCGGCCGCTCAGGCCGGCTCCTCCGGCGCGTCGAATATCGGCACGGAGATAACGCAATTCATCGACTCATTACCGACCGCGTTGCAGAACCTGGCCAACGGTCTCGTGCAATCGCCCACCACGGGGTCGACGAACCTGCTGTCGGGACTCTCGCTGCCCCAGTTGGGATCGTTGACGCTGCCGCCCGGACTGCAGACTGACCTGACGAACTGGAACACGATCTTCTCCGCGCTCACCGGTCCGTATTCACTGCAGGGTTGGACGGCGATTCCGGGCGGTCCGCTCCTGTCGTTCGGCCAGGCGTACTCGTGGGGGCAGAACGGGCAGGCGGCCGCCGCGTTCCTGGCCGGTCCGAAGCCGATCACCGGGGCCCTGGCGCCGCTGGCCAGCGAGCTCGGCCCGCATCTGACTTCGGCGGGGTATGGTGCCGCGCCGGTGTCGGGGTCGGTGGGCCGCGCGATGCTGGTCGGCAACATGTCGGTGCCGCAGGGCTGGGCGCAGGCAGCACCGGAAATCCGCAACGTCGCACAGGCGCTATCGACCGAATTGGCAAGTGCCCCAGAGGCAGCACTCGCGGGTAGCCCGGGCGAGATCTTCGGCCAGATGGCGTTGTCGAGCCTGGCCGGTCGGGCCGTGGCGGCGAGCGCAACCGGCTCGATCGGCAGTGCCCCGATCGCATCGCCACTGGGCGGAGTCGTCACCGCCGA
This genomic stretch from Mycobacterium paraterrae harbors:
- the pth gene encoding aminoacyl-tRNA hydrolase yields the protein MAGPLLVVGLGNPGPNYAQTRHNLGFMVADRLAARIGSNFKVHKRSGAEVATGRLGGRSIVLAKPRCFMNESGRQVGPLAKFYSVPAADVVIIHDELDIDFGQIRLKLGGGEGGHNGLRSVANALGTKDFQRVRIGIGRPPGRKDPAAFVLESFTATERPEVPTICEQAADATELLIELGLEPAQNRVHAW
- the glmU gene encoding bifunctional UDP-N-acetylglucosamine diphosphorylase/glucosamine-1-phosphate N-acetyltransferase GlmU codes for the protein MTGTTKHGESAVIVLAAGAGTRMRSDVPKVLHTLAGRSMLAHLLHATAKMAPQHLVVVLGRDHQRIEQSVAELTQTLGRPIETAIQEQQLGTGHAVLCGLTALPDDFHGVVVVTSGDVPLLDADTLADLVDAHNTRGAAATVLTTTVDDPTGYGRTLRTQDNEVIAIVEQADATPSQLEICEVNAGVYAFDIAALRSALSRLSSDNAQQELYLTDVIAIVRQDGKVVQARHVDDSSLVAGVNNRVQLSELAAELNRRIVSAHQLAGVTVIDPATTWIDVDVTIGRDTVIQPGTQLLGGTRIGGRCAIGPDTTLTDVTVGDGASVVRTHGSDAAIGDGAVVGPFTYLRPGTSLGAEGKLGAFVETKNATIGTGTKVPHLTYVGDADIGEHSNIGASSVFVNYDGTSKQRTTVGSHVRTGSDTMFVAPVTVGDGAYTGAGTVVRDDVPPGALAVSGGPQRNIEGWVERKRPGSAAAQAAERARRSTPAGDDAERSDAEERRRQTPADGDESSSGPAATT
- a CDS encoding LpqN/LpqT family lipoprotein, producing MRPLVQIATTLGVCALAVVGCGPKSPDYQSIWSTTPTTTSAAPAEKPVPFSEYLESNGVSGSPVAPDQVTDLTISIPIPAGWQRVNRANIPPTTELIAKADNFPNAMLIVFKLGGEFDAKELVKHGNDDARLAQNFKQLEASNADFHGFPSSMIEGSYNLGDQRLHTINRIVVAHAGGEDADKYLIQLAVTSLADKAVADAVDVEAIIRGFTVAAK
- the arsC gene encoding arsenate reductase (glutaredoxin) (This arsenate reductase requires both glutathione and glutaredoxin to convert arsenate to arsenite, after which the efflux transporter formed by ArsA and ArsB can extrude the arsenite from the cell, providing resistance.), with translation MVPTSRGDGAVVIYHNPKCSTSRKTLELLRASGFEPEVVQYLKNPPSRAELTEMIRAAGIDVRAAVRKRESLYAELDLADADDDQLLDAMADHPILIERPFVVTPKGTRLARPVDAVREIL
- a CDS encoding PAS domain-containing protein translates to MDRRRTAQASRSPAEVLRELPALVLLERIPVPTLAVLQDGTIVFANTAFAEILGRDADEVVALRFHDIFYGALETESVLSVVDGLANMIVELAHKDGSTVRALMSRSAMRRADDAIALATFQDLTEELWASGR
- a CDS encoding oxidoreductase, which gives rise to MTSWTAADLPSFAGRTAIVTGANSGLGAVTARELARVGAQVILAVRNPGRGETAAREMTGDVEVRRLDLQDLASVRQFVEGIDSDVDVLVNNAGIMAIPHAVTADGFESQIGTNHLGHFALTNLLLPKIRDRVVTVSSLMHYIGYISLRDLNWTSRPYSAWLAYGQSKLANLLFTSELQRRLQTAGSPVRAVAAHPGYSHTNLQGHSGQKLVDGLMGLGNRLATDADFGARQTLYAISQDVPGNSFIGPAFGMFGRSKPVGRSPLAKRDATAAALWELSERLTDTKFPL
- a CDS encoding 50S ribosomal protein L25/general stress protein Ctc — protein: MAKSQNQLAVKVRTETGKGASRRARRDGWIPAVLYGHGSDPQHLNLPGHDFAAVLRHSGTNAVLALDIEGKEQLALTKALDIHPIRRTITHADLLVVRRGEKVTVEVTVEVVGDAAPGTLVTQEANTIEIEADALSIPQSLTVSVEDAEAGTQVTAGQIDLPSGVSLVADPETLVVNVVVAPTEEDLEAEGAGEVAEGEEPAAEATEGEASEAESESE
- a CDS encoding ribose-phosphate diphosphokinase, translating into MSYDWTDNRKNLMLFSGRAHPELAEQVAKELDTHVTAQTAREFANGEIFVRFNESVRGCDAFVLQSAPAPVNDWLMESLIMIDALKRGSAKRITAVLPFYPYARQDKKHRGREPISARLVADLLKTAGADRIVTVDLHTDQIQGFFDGPVDHMRGQNLLTGYIGDNYPDGNMVVVSPDSGRVRIAEKWADALGGVPLAFIHKTRDPRVPNQVVSNRVVGEVQGKTCVLIDDMIDTGGTIAGAVKLLHNDGAKDVVIAATHGVLSDPAAERLAACGAREVIVTNTLPIGEDKRFPQLTVLSIAPLLASTIRAVFENGSVTGLFDGDA
- a CDS encoding PPE family protein, which codes for MDFGFLPPEINSGRMYSGPGAAPMLAAAAAWDDLASELSSTAAAYASTVSGLAAGSWQGPSSQSMAAAASTYVDWMNTTAAQAEETGSQAKAAVAAYEAAFAATVPPPVIEANRALLAMLIATNILGQNTPAIAATETHYMEMWAQDATAMYGYAGSAAAASVLSPFTDAPQTTNSAGAAQQSAAAAQAGSSGASNIGTEITQFIDSLPTALQNLANGLVQSPTTGSTNLLSGLSLPQLGSLTLPPGLQTDLTNWNTIFSALTGPYSLQGWTAIPGGPLLSFGQAYSWGQNGQAAAAFLAGPKPITGALAPLASELGPHLTSAGYGAAPVSGSVGRAMLVGNMSVPQGWAQAAPEIRNVAQALSTELASAPEAALAGSPGEIFGQMALSSLAGRAVAASATGSIGSAPIASPLGGVVTAEADPAAATIFVIPAFDD